The Streptomyces asoensis DNA window GTGCGGCGGTCACGTCCATCCGCATCGACGGCGTGCTGCACGAGTTCACCACCGTGCCGGGCGTCAAGGAGGACGTCACCGACCTGATCCTCAACATCAAGCAGCTGGTCGTCTCCTCGGAGCACGACGAGCCGGTCGTGATGTACCTGCGCAAGCAGGGCCCGGGTCTGGTCACCGCCGCCGACATCGCGCCCCCGGCCGGTGTCGAGGTGCACAACCCCGACCTCGTCCTCGCCACGCTCAACGGCAAGGGCAAGCTGGAGATGGAGCTGACCGTCGAGCGCGGTCGCGGTTACGTCTCCGCCGTGCAGAACAAGCAGGTCGGTCAGGAGATCGGGCGCGTCCCGGTCGACTCGATCTACTCGCCGGTCCTCAAGGTCACGTACAAGGTCGAGGCCACGCGTGTCGAGCAGCGCACCGACTTCGACAAGCTGATCGTCGACGTCGAGACCAAGCAGGCGATGCGTCCCCGTGACGCCATGGCCTCCGCCGGTAAGACGCTGGTCGAGCTGTTCGGTCTCGCCCGCGAGCTGAACATCGACGCCGAGGGCATCGACATGGGCCCGTCCCCCACGGACGCCGCCCTCGCCGCCGACCTCGCGCTGCCGATCGAGGAGCTCGAGCTCACCGTCCGGTCGTACAACTGCCTCAAGCGTGAGGGCATCCACTCCGTGGGTGAGCTCGTCGCCCGCTCGGAGGCCGACCTCCTGGACATCCGCAACTTCGGTGCGAAGTCCATCGACGAGGTCAAGGCGAAGCTGGCCGGCATGGGCCTGGCCCTGAAGGACAGCCCGCCCGGATTCGACCCGACCGCCGCGGCCGACGCGTTCGGCGCGGACGACGACGCCGACGCCGGCTTCGTCGAGACCGAGCAGTACTGAGCTCTCCGCGAACCGGCCGGTTCGTGACTGCGGATCCGTCGTGACCGGTCGCGCAGTTCCCCGCGCCCCTCTGGGGGCGCGGACACTCCGGGTGCGCCTGAATCGCGCCCGGATCTTCGACAGACAGCCGTCTGCTCGGATACTGACCCCGGTACCTGGTACGGCCGGGGCAGACACCTAGGAGAGACACCATGCCGAAGCCCACCAAGGGTGCCCGTCTGGGCGGCAGCGCCGCGCACGAGAAGCTGCTCCTCGCGAACCTCGCGAAGTCGCTCTTCGAGCACGGCCGTATCACCACCACCGAGGCGAAGGCGCGCAAGCTGCGTCCGTACGCCGAGCGTCTGGTCACCAAGGCGAAGAAGGGCGACCTTCACAACCGCCGTCAGGTGCTCCAGGTGATCACGGACAAGAGCGTCGTGCACACGCTCTTCACCGAGATCGGCCCGCGCTACGAGAACCGCCCGGGTGGTTACACGCGCATCACCAAGATCGGTAACCGTCGTGGCGACAACGCGCCCATGGCCGTCATCGAGCTGGTCGAGGCGCTGACCGTCGCGCAGCAGGCCACCGGCGAGGCCGAGGCCGCCACCAAGCGCGCGGTCAAGGAAGACGCCCTCAAGAAGGACGAGGCCGTCGAGGACGCCAAGCCCGCCGACGAGGCCGCGGCCGACGAGGCTCCCGCCGAGGAGTCCAAGGACGCCTGAGGCTCTGCCTGGCAGTGGACGGGTCCGCCCTTCGGGGCGGGCCCGTTCCGCGTTTTCCGACGGTGTCGTCCCGCGCTGTTCCCCGGCGTTCTGCGCGGGACGCCGGCCTGAGAGGATCTAGGGGTGAGTGACGAAGTACAGCCCGGGTTCGTACGGGTGCGGATGGATCTCTCGTACGACGGGAGCGGCTTCTCCGGGTGGGCCAAGCAGGCCGGCGGCCGGCGGACCGTGCAGGGCGAGATCGAGGACGCGCTGCGGACCGTGACCCGGTCCAAGGACACCACGTACGAGCTGACGGTGGCCGGGCGCACCGACGCCGGGGTGCACGCGCGGGGGCAGGTGGCCCACGTCGATCTGCCCGGGGAGCTCTGGGCGGAGCACCGCGAGAAGCTGCTCAAGCGGCTCGCCGGGCGGCTCGCCAAGGACGTGCGGATCTGGTCCCTCGACGAGGCTCCGGCCGGCTTCAACGCGCGGTTCTCGGCCGTCTGGCGGCGGTACGCGTACCGGGTCACGGACAACCCGGGGGGTGTCGACCCGCTGCTGCGCAGCCACGTCCTCTGGCACGACTGGCCCCTCGACGTCGACGCCATGAACGAGGCCGCCCGCCGGCTGCTCGGCGAGCACGACTTCGCCGCCTACTGCAAGCGGCGCGAGGGGGCGACGACCATCCGTACGCTCCAGGAGCTGAGCCTGGTCCGCGGCGAGGACGGTGTGATCACCGCGACCGTGCGGGCCGACGCCTTCTGCCACAACATGGTGCGTTCCCTGATCGGGGCGCTGCTGTTCGTGGGCGACGGCCACCGGGGTGCGGAGTGGCCGGGGAAGGTGCTGGCCGCGGGGGTGCGGGACTCGGCCGTCCATGTCGTACGGCCCCACGGGCTGACGCTGGAGGAGGTCGGCTACCCGGCCGACGAGCTGCTCGCCGCGCGCAACAAGGAGGCGCGCAACCGGCGGACGCTGCCCGGGGCCGGGTGCTGCTGACGTGCCGACGACCGTCCGGTAGTGACCGTGCGGTGCCGACCGTGCGGTGCGGACGGCCCGGCGGCCGCGGTCAGTTGTTCGCGGCCGCCGACGCCTGGGCCTCGCCGCGCTGGCGGATCCGCTGGAAGGTGAACTCCGCGAGGTCGTCGCCGGCCTTGAAGACCGCCGTGTCCTTCGTCGTCACGTCCTTGGCGTCGGTGAAGCCGGTGATCGTGAAGTAGGCGTACCGGCCGTAGGAGTTGGTCGTGGAGCGGCAGATCGCGCCGGCGCAGAACTGCTTGACGCCGCCGCCGGTGAGGGCCTTCACGATGCTCTTGTTGTCGGCCTGGCTCTTGACCTTGAGGGCCTGTGCCTCGGTGTCGAAGACCGCCACACCGACCGTCACCGCGATGTTGTCCTTGGTGTAGGTGATGCGCATGAGGCGGGTGCAGTCGTTCGCGGTGAGCACCTGGGGCAGGGTGCCCTGGACGCCCGAGGTGCAGGTGGTGCTGTCGGCCTTGGGGCCCTTCTTGTACACGGCCGAGCCCATGGTCAGCTGGGTGCCGGGGAAGAGCAGGTCCGGCCCGTTGGGCGCGGTGTCCTTGGCCTTGGAGGCGATGAACTCCTTCGGGTCCAGCGGAGGCGGGGCGCTGGTCGGCGCGAAGGAGGGGTCGGCGGACGTGCTCGGCAGGCCGCCGGAGGCGGGCAGCGAGGAGGTCGGACGGTTCGCCCCGTCACTGCCGTTCGCCGAGACCACCGCCATGGCCACGGCGGTGCCGACGGCGACGGTGGCGAGCGCGCCGCCGCCTATGAAGAACAGCCGACGGCGCCTGTTGCGCGTCTCCGACGCCTCCGCGAGCGCGGCCCAGTCCGGAGTCCGGCCGTCATCGGCGCTGGTCCACGGCTGCTGGGAGTTCGGTTTCCACGGATCCCACTGGGACTGAGGTCCCCCCTGCCCATAGCTCATGGGGCGCATCTTAGACGGGGTGCGGGGGATGCTGTTCCGCCCCGACCTGCGCCGCAGCCCCCCGGGTTTCGGGCGCGAGTGAGGGCAAAGGTGACATCTCCGGGTGGTTGGTGCGGCGTTCCCGCAGGCCGGTGCCGAGGGTGTGGCGCAGACCACTCCGGATGCGGGTTTCCGGGCGGGGCGCGCGGTGGGGGCCGCGCCGTGCGCCCCGGGCGGGGCCGCCGTGGTCCCGGGCGAGGGCGGGTCCGCCCTCGCGCGATCGGGTGACAGGCCCCGTTTTGACCCCACCCCCGAGACCCGGGTATCCTGCATCTTCGTTGTGTATTGGCTTGCTCTTCTCACGGGACGGGCCCTTACACCGGTCCACCGGGCCGATGACCAGCGACCAGCACGCGGTTTGCGTCACCGCAGTGCGGTCTCGGCTGTCGTGATCGTCTTCGGTGACCTTGTCAGGACCAATTCACTGAAGAAGCGAAGGCTACGAACCGTGCGTACGTACAGCCCCAAGCCCGGCGATGTGACGCGCCAGTGGCACGTCATCGACGCTCAGGACATTGTCCTGGGCCGTCTCGCCACCACTGCCGCGTCCCTCCTCCGGGGCAAGCACAAGCCGATCTACGCGCCCCACGTCGACACCGGTGACTTCGTCATCATCATCAACGCCGACAAGGTGCACCTCTCCGGCAACAAGCGGACCCAGAAGATGGCGTACCGCCACTCCGGGTACCCGGGCGGTCTGCGCTCCGTGCGCTACGACGACCTGCTCGCGAACAACCCCGAGAAGGCCGTCGAGAAGGCCGTCAAGGGCATGCTCCCCAAGAACACGCTGGGCCGTCAGATGCTCTCGAAGCTGAAGGTCTACAAGGGTGACGTGCACCCGCACGCGGCGCAGCAGCCCGTGCCGTTCGAGATCACCCAGGTCGCGCAGTAATTCCGGCCACACCCCTAGCTGAAAAGAACTGAGGAGAACCGTGGCCGAGACCACTGCCGAGCAGCCGCTCGAAGAGACCGAGCTCGTCGACATCGAGAGCTACACCACCGAGTCCGAGGTCCCCGTCGAGGGTGAGTACACCTCGGAGTCCCTCGCGTCCCGCTTCGGCGAGGCCCAGCCGGCCGCCGGCCTGGGTCGCCGTAAGAACGCCATCGCCCGCGTCCGGATCGTCCCGGGCACCGGCAAGTGGAAGATCAACGGTCGCACCCTCGAGGACTACTTCCCGAACAAGGTGCACCAGCAGGAAGTCAACGAGCCCTTCAAGGTGCTCGAGCTCGAAGGCCGCTACGACGTCATCGCCCGCATCGCGGGTGGCGGTGTCTCCGGTCAGGCCGGTGCGCTCCGTCTCGGTGTCGCCCGCGCGCTGAACGAGGCCGACGTCGACAACAACCGTGGCGCCCTCAAGAAGGCCGGCTTCCTCACGCGTGACGACCGCGCGGTCGAGCGCAAGAAGGCCGGTCTCAAGAAGGCCCGCAAGGCCCCGCAGTACAGCAAGCGTTAAGCTTCGCTGCCTGCTCGTACGTATCCCGGGTCGGACCGCTGCGGTCCGCCCGCACGTACTCCGAACGCCCCGGCGGCACGCCACAGTGTCGCCGGGGCGTTCGTTTTCTCGCAGCCGTGGGCGTATAACGGCACAAGGTGCTCAAAGGCTTGTGTGATCGGATGTTCAGGGCATCAAATGCCTGGATGCGGAGCCGCTGCCGACCGGTCGGCCGGTCGATCGACCGACGCACCCGCACGCTTTTGAATCTGACGCTTCC harbors:
- the rpsI gene encoding 30S ribosomal protein S9, giving the protein MAETTAEQPLEETELVDIESYTTESEVPVEGEYTSESLASRFGEAQPAAGLGRRKNAIARVRIVPGTGKWKINGRTLEDYFPNKVHQQEVNEPFKVLELEGRYDVIARIAGGGVSGQAGALRLGVARALNEADVDNNRGALKKAGFLTRDDRAVERKKAGLKKARKAPQYSKR
- the truA gene encoding tRNA pseudouridine(38-40) synthase TruA; the encoded protein is MSDEVQPGFVRVRMDLSYDGSGFSGWAKQAGGRRTVQGEIEDALRTVTRSKDTTYELTVAGRTDAGVHARGQVAHVDLPGELWAEHREKLLKRLAGRLAKDVRIWSLDEAPAGFNARFSAVWRRYAYRVTDNPGGVDPLLRSHVLWHDWPLDVDAMNEAARRLLGEHDFAAYCKRREGATTIRTLQELSLVRGEDGVITATVRADAFCHNMVRSLIGALLFVGDGHRGAEWPGKVLAAGVRDSAVHVVRPHGLTLEEVGYPADELLAARNKEARNRRTLPGAGCC
- a CDS encoding DNA-directed RNA polymerase subunit alpha, which encodes MLIAQRPSLTEEVVDEFRSRFVIEPLEPGFGYTLGNSLRRTLLSSIPGAAVTSIRIDGVLHEFTTVPGVKEDVTDLILNIKQLVVSSEHDEPVVMYLRKQGPGLVTAADIAPPAGVEVHNPDLVLATLNGKGKLEMELTVERGRGYVSAVQNKQVGQEIGRVPVDSIYSPVLKVTYKVEATRVEQRTDFDKLIVDVETKQAMRPRDAMASAGKTLVELFGLARELNIDAEGIDMGPSPTDAALAADLALPIEELELTVRSYNCLKREGIHSVGELVARSEADLLDIRNFGAKSIDEVKAKLAGMGLALKDSPPGFDPTAAADAFGADDDADAGFVETEQY
- the rplM gene encoding 50S ribosomal protein L13, which gives rise to MRTYSPKPGDVTRQWHVIDAQDIVLGRLATTAASLLRGKHKPIYAPHVDTGDFVIIINADKVHLSGNKRTQKMAYRHSGYPGGLRSVRYDDLLANNPEKAVEKAVKGMLPKNTLGRQMLSKLKVYKGDVHPHAAQQPVPFEITQVAQ
- the rplQ gene encoding 50S ribosomal protein L17 — its product is MPKPTKGARLGGSAAHEKLLLANLAKSLFEHGRITTTEAKARKLRPYAERLVTKAKKGDLHNRRQVLQVITDKSVVHTLFTEIGPRYENRPGGYTRITKIGNRRGDNAPMAVIELVEALTVAQQATGEAEAATKRAVKEDALKKDEAVEDAKPADEAAADEAPAEESKDA